In Chryseobacterium camelliae, one DNA window encodes the following:
- the rlmN gene encoding 23S rRNA (adenine(2503)-C(2))-methyltransferase RlmN, which yields MKDIRTLSLDQLKDYFVSLGEKPFRAKQVYDWLWSKNLHSIDEMTNLSKPLRERISEEYTINPVSVDQLQKSTDGTIKNGVKLHDGLLVESVLIPTETRTTACVSSQVGCSLNCEFCATARLKRMRNLEVAEIVDQVALIDSQSKMYFDRPLSNIVFMGMGEPMMNYKNVVEAIRKITQPEGLGMSPRRITVSTSGIPKMIKMLADEELKVKLALSLHSAIESKRNEIMPFSDKFPLTEIMEALQYWYQKTGSVITFEYCVWKNINDGDEDIKALIRYCKQVPSKVNLIQYNPIGDGKYDQCNKQAEENYIRQLENSGITVMVRRSRGGDIDAACGQLANKATD from the coding sequence TTGAAAGATATTCGTACTTTATCACTCGACCAGCTGAAAGACTATTTTGTCTCCCTGGGTGAAAAGCCGTTTCGTGCGAAACAGGTCTATGATTGGCTGTGGAGCAAAAATCTCCATTCGATTGATGAGATGACGAATCTTTCGAAGCCCCTCCGGGAAAGAATTTCCGAAGAATATACGATCAATCCCGTTTCTGTGGACCAGCTTCAGAAGAGCACAGACGGAACCATTAAAAACGGAGTAAAACTCCACGACGGATTACTTGTGGAATCGGTCCTGATTCCAACCGAGACGAGGACCACTGCCTGTGTATCTTCCCAGGTAGGATGCTCCCTGAATTGCGAATTTTGTGCAACGGCAAGGCTCAAGAGAATGAGGAACCTCGAAGTTGCGGAGATCGTAGACCAGGTGGCCCTGATCGACAGCCAGAGTAAAATGTATTTTGACCGGCCGCTTTCCAACATTGTTTTCATGGGAATGGGGGAGCCGATGATGAACTACAAAAATGTGGTGGAGGCCATCCGTAAGATTACCCAGCCGGAAGGCCTGGGAATGTCTCCCAGACGGATTACCGTTTCCACTTCCGGGATTCCGAAAATGATTAAGATGCTGGCTGACGAAGAACTGAAAGTAAAGCTCGCACTCTCCCTGCATTCCGCCATCGAATCCAAGCGTAATGAGATCATGCCGTTTTCCGATAAGTTTCCTTTGACGGAAATTATGGAAGCACTCCAGTACTGGTACCAGAAAACAGGTTCTGTGATTACCTTTGAATACTGTGTCTGGAAAAATATCAATGATGGGGATGAGGATATAAAAGCACTGATCAGATACTGTAAACAGGTGCCTTCCAAGGTTAACCTGATCCAGTACAATCCTATCGGTGACGGAAAATATGACCAGTGCAATAAACAGGCGGAAGAAAACTATATCCGTCAGCTGGAAAATTCCGGAATTACCGTTATGGTAAGGCGAAGCCGCGGCGGCGATATTGATGCAGCCTGCGGACAGCTGGCCAATAAGGCAACCGATTAA
- the queA gene encoding tRNA preQ1(34) S-adenosylmethionine ribosyltransferase-isomerase QueA: protein MKTSDFNFDLPAELLAEHPSEHRDDARLMVLNRKTETIEHKLFKDVVDYFDEGDLFIFNNTKVFPARLYGNKEKTGAKIEVFLLRELDKETRVWDVLVDPARKIRIGNKLFFTEDESLVAEVIDNTTSRGRTLRFLFDGSYEEFRAKLKELGETPLPKYIKRDVEPEDAERYQTIYAKVEGAVAAPTAGLHFSRHLMKRLEIKGIDFAEVTLHVGLGTFNPIEVEDLSKHKMESEEIFIDEKNAQIINNAVDAHKRVCAVGTTTMRTLETSVSSNKKISAFHGWTNKFIYPPHEFGVANCMITNFHTPKSTLIMMIAAFAGKDFIMHAYEEAVKEKYKFYSYGDAMLIL from the coding sequence ATGAAAACATCAGATTTTAATTTTGATCTTCCTGCGGAATTATTGGCAGAGCACCCGTCTGAGCACAGAGATGATGCGAGACTCATGGTTTTGAACAGAAAAACGGAAACCATTGAGCACAAGCTGTTCAAAGATGTGGTAGACTATTTCGATGAGGGGGATCTTTTTATCTTCAACAATACCAAAGTTTTCCCGGCCCGTTTATATGGAAATAAGGAAAAAACAGGGGCTAAAATCGAGGTATTCCTGTTAAGGGAGCTTGATAAGGAAACCCGCGTTTGGGATGTCCTGGTAGATCCTGCAAGGAAAATCAGAATCGGAAACAAACTGTTCTTTACTGAGGACGAATCTTTGGTAGCGGAAGTAATAGATAACACTACATCCAGAGGAAGAACGCTGAGGTTTTTATTTGACGGTTCTTACGAAGAGTTCAGGGCAAAACTGAAAGAGCTGGGTGAAACCCCGCTTCCGAAATACATCAAAAGGGACGTTGAGCCGGAAGATGCAGAAAGATACCAGACGATCTATGCTAAAGTAGAAGGAGCTGTAGCGGCCCCTACAGCAGGTCTGCACTTCTCTAGGCACCTGATGAAAAGATTGGAGATCAAAGGGATCGATTTTGCTGAAGTAACCCTTCACGTAGGATTGGGAACATTCAACCCGATTGAAGTAGAGGACCTTTCCAAGCATAAAATGGAATCTGAAGAGATTTTCATCGATGAAAAGAATGCCCAGATCATCAACAACGCCGTTGATGCCCATAAAAGGGTGTGTGCTGTAGGAACCACCACGATGAGGACGCTTGAGACTTCCGTTTCCTCCAATAAGAAAATTTCAGCTTTCCACGGCTGGACGAATAAGTTCATCTACCCGCCACACGAATTCGGCGTAGCTAACTGTATGATCACCAATTTCCATACCCCGAAATCTACGCTGATCATGATGATTGCAGCATTTGCAGGAAAAGACTTCATCATGCATGCTTACGAAGAAGCCGTAAAAGAGAAATATAAATTCTACTCTTACGGAGACGCGATGCTTATTTTGTAA
- a CDS encoding DNA-deoxyinosine glycosylase: MKTDSYCPFFAFNSAEIALRYRIRTMHDRISSFAPIVDKDSEILILGSVPGVRSLEKQQYYAHPQNKFWRIMFQLLNEDFTEDYSQRIAILNKHHIALWDVIDSCERKGSLDSEIRNEEANRVDELLNDHPNVRAVFCNGGKSYKNVQKMLGKNYRIPIFLLPSTSPLHTVSLEQKLESWKKITEYLDECNENIQPSDGKA; this comes from the coding sequence ATGAAAACGGACAGCTATTGTCCGTTTTTTGCTTTCAACAGTGCTGAAATAGCATTAAGATACAGAATAAGAACCATGCATGACAGAATATCATCCTTTGCACCGATCGTTGATAAAGACTCAGAGATTTTAATTCTGGGTTCGGTTCCCGGAGTCAGATCTCTAGAGAAGCAGCAATATTATGCGCATCCCCAGAACAAGTTCTGGAGGATTATGTTTCAACTGCTGAATGAGGATTTCACGGAAGACTATAGCCAAAGGATCGCCATTTTGAATAAACACCATATTGCTCTGTGGGATGTCATCGATTCCTGCGAAAGGAAAGGCAGCCTGGATTCTGAAATCCGGAATGAAGAAGCCAACCGCGTTGATGAACTGCTTAATGACCATCCGAACGTCAGAGCTGTTTTTTGTAACGGCGGCAAATCCTATAAAAATGTACAGAAAATGTTGGGCAAAAACTACAGGATTCCTATATTCCTGCTGCCTTCCACCAGTCCGCTGCATACCGTTTCACTGGAACAAAAACTCGAAAGCTGGAAAAAAATTACAGAATACCTTGATGAGTGTAATGAAAACATACAGCCCTCCGATGGTAAAGCATGA
- a CDS encoding S9 family peptidase has protein sequence MKLKNSLLALAAPLLMNAQQVMTPEILWTLKKVGVQAVSPDQSSLIYKVGQVDLKTEKTKNESYFLNAVNHQSVKTDFGKKAVIQWDKNGIYAQEGDQILLSKDNGKTWTNFYTIGEADNIVISPDGRKIAFSRQVLVEKVMGKDKYPDTPKTTAQVYTDLNHRHWDYFNEGNYNHIFVVQTSEKVEAAKDLLEGKMWDSPQRPFGGAEDFIWSPDSSQLLYVTKPKSGKDYATSTNTDIFAYDLASGSTRNLTESNKGYDVNPKFSPDGKSLVWQSMARDGYEADKNDIKIMDWKSGKTENLTKNWDESVSGEVFWGADSKTIYFTAAFRGTKQLFSLDPKNSRVQQITRGDFDVNEIYTDNKNALLVSRTDINHASELFTVNVKNGDMKQVTDVNKDIYATLAQGKSELKMVKTSDGKEMGVWFHYPPNFDPNKKYPTLVYCQGGPQSALTQFFSTRWNFALMAANGYIVVAPNRRGMPGWGTKWNEEISRDWGGQPMRDYLAATDYAKTLPYVDGDRVAAVGASYGGYSVFMLAGIHNNRFKTFIAHDGLFDMKSWYLTTEELWFANWDLGSPWEKPLPKAYTEFNPSNFVDRWNKPIMIVQGGIDYRVPYEQGQEAFQAAQLRGLKSKLVYFPNENHWVLHPQNGLVWQREFFDWLKETL, from the coding sequence ATGAAACTTAAGAACAGTCTGCTGGCTCTGGCAGCACCGCTTTTAATGAACGCACAACAAGTAATGACCCCTGAAATCCTCTGGACTTTAAAAAAAGTCGGGGTACAGGCTGTGTCACCGGATCAGTCTTCACTTATTTACAAAGTGGGACAGGTAGATCTGAAAACGGAAAAGACCAAAAACGAAAGTTATTTTCTTAATGCCGTAAACCATCAGTCCGTAAAAACGGATTTCGGGAAAAAAGCAGTGATCCAATGGGATAAAAATGGGATCTACGCTCAGGAAGGTGACCAGATCCTGCTTTCAAAGGACAATGGGAAGACTTGGACCAACTTTTATACAATAGGTGAGGCTGACAACATCGTAATTTCTCCTGACGGAAGGAAGATTGCTTTCAGCAGGCAGGTCCTGGTAGAAAAAGTAATGGGGAAAGACAAATATCCCGATACACCGAAAACTACGGCACAAGTCTACACTGATCTGAACCACAGGCACTGGGATTATTTCAATGAAGGGAATTACAACCATATTTTTGTAGTACAGACTTCGGAAAAAGTGGAAGCAGCCAAAGACCTGCTGGAAGGTAAAATGTGGGATTCACCGCAAAGGCCTTTCGGAGGGGCTGAAGATTTCATCTGGAGTCCGGACTCTTCCCAGTTGCTGTATGTGACTAAGCCTAAAAGCGGGAAAGACTATGCAACCAGCACCAACACGGATATTTTTGCCTATGACCTGGCCTCGGGTTCTACCAGGAACCTGACCGAGTCTAATAAAGGGTATGATGTGAACCCAAAATTCAGCCCGGACGGAAAATCCCTGGTGTGGCAGAGTATGGCACGGGACGGATATGAAGCGGATAAAAATGACATCAAGATCATGGACTGGAAATCCGGTAAAACGGAAAATCTGACCAAAAACTGGGATGAAAGCGTTTCCGGGGAAGTCTTCTGGGGAGCAGATTCTAAAACCATTTATTTTACGGCGGCATTCCGTGGAACCAAACAGCTGTTCTCCCTGGATCCTAAAAATTCCAGAGTACAGCAGATTACCCGAGGCGATTTTGACGTAAATGAAATTTACACCGATAATAAAAATGCGCTGTTGGTATCCAGAACAGATATCAACCATGCATCCGAACTTTTTACAGTTAATGTAAAGAACGGTGATATGAAGCAGGTGACCGATGTGAATAAAGACATCTATGCTACCCTGGCTCAAGGGAAATCTGAGCTGAAAATGGTAAAAACTTCAGACGGTAAAGAAATGGGCGTATGGTTCCATTATCCGCCTAACTTCGATCCCAACAAAAAATATCCTACGCTGGTGTACTGTCAGGGAGGTCCGCAATCCGCGCTTACCCAGTTCTTCAGCACCCGTTGGAATTTTGCGCTTATGGCAGCCAATGGATACATTGTTGTAGCGCCGAACAGAAGAGGAATGCCGGGATGGGGAACGAAATGGAACGAGGAAATCTCCCGCGACTGGGGCGGTCAGCCGATGAGGGATTACCTTGCAGCAACCGATTATGCCAAGACATTGCCATACGTGGATGGAGACAGAGTAGCGGCAGTAGGAGCAAGCTATGGGGGATACAGCGTATTCATGCTGGCGGGAATCCATAACAACCGTTTCAAGACATTTATTGCCCACGACGGATTGTTCGATATGAAGTCCTGGTATCTGACCACCGAAGAGCTGTGGTTCGCCAACTGGGACCTGGGATCACCGTGGGAAAAACCGCTTCCGAAAGCGTATACAGAATTCAATCCGAGCAATTTTGTAGATCGATGGAATAAGCCGATTATGATTGTTCAGGGCGGAATCGATTATCGGGTGCCTTATGAGCAGGGACAAGAAGCTTTCCAGGCTGCACAGCTGAGAGGGCTGAAATCCAAATTGGTTTATTTCCCGAACGAAAACCACTGGGTGCTGCATCCGCAGAACGGACTGGTCTGGCAGCGGGAATTCTTTGACTGGCTGAAAGAAACGCTTTAA
- a CDS encoding phage holin family protein, with protein MNLIIRLLITAIVAFLLTKILPGVHFTGFSSAVIFAIVLALLNLIVKPVLNILGLPLTIITLGLFTLVINAIIILIADYFIDSMTVDGFWWAFLFSILLSVITSLANSLFSDND; from the coding sequence ATGAACTTAATTATCCGTCTTCTGATTACTGCCATAGTCGCATTTCTGCTGACTAAAATCCTGCCGGGAGTCCATTTTACAGGATTCTCATCTGCTGTCATTTTTGCGATCGTACTGGCACTGCTGAACTTAATTGTTAAGCCTGTCCTGAATATTTTAGGGTTGCCTCTTACCATTATTACCTTAGGATTATTTACCCTGGTGATCAATGCCATTATCATTCTTATTGCTGATTATTTTATTGACAGCATGACGGTAGATGGTTTCTGGTGGGCATTCCTGTTCAGTATTTTGTTATCGGTGATCACTTCACTGGCCAACTCACTGTTTTCAGATAATGATTAA
- a CDS encoding PaaI family thioesterase — MTPEKRQLITDSFNRSETLRFYKAELLEAETDFISMKIPKMDLMTRKAGMFNGAMIASLVDVSSGYAAVSHYEEDCYVVTVELKVNYLRPAIGEALVSKSYVIKGGGKISVVRTEIYTVDEKGESESHVATSLVTMMKIR, encoded by the coding sequence ATGACACCTGAAAAAAGACAGCTGATCACCGATAGTTTTAACCGCTCCGAAACCCTGCGTTTCTATAAAGCTGAGCTGCTGGAAGCAGAAACGGATTTCATTTCTATGAAGATCCCGAAAATGGACCTGATGACCAGAAAGGCCGGCATGTTCAACGGCGCTATGATTGCCTCTCTGGTAGACGTTTCTTCCGGTTATGCTGCGGTAAGCCATTATGAAGAAGACTGCTATGTGGTCACCGTAGAATTAAAGGTCAATTACCTGAGGCCGGCCATCGGTGAAGCATTGGTGTCCAAATCCTATGTGATTAAAGGGGGAGGAAAAATCAGTGTGGTCCGGACCGAGATCTATACGGTGGATGAAAAAGGGGAATCTGAAAGCCATGTCGCTACTTCGCTGGTAACGATGATGAAAATCAGGTAA
- a CDS encoding alpha/beta fold hydrolase: MKKLGFLMAVAVSCMVNAQVITGIVLSKEENKPVPYANIGVEKDRLGTVSDASGKFVLDVSAVDQRKNIRVEIAGYEPFSMNVADFIRQNPHQIVLNEKVTHIKEVKLSPKKLVDKNWGSNTKNKSVNYIVNPEFNKESFFGETALQFTTKKRAKIKRINLNVAQFNSNEPVVMRYSIYSDENNLPGKSILQEDITAELTADQIKDGVFSLDVNDRNIWVQGKFYVGIQFLKAFDGNVRLSAALFKTGYLRQFYGDWEKVSIAAPAINIDVKVDKTAKNESDESSDFGSNATAGKVLHLNDADIYYESYGKGEPLFLLHGNGGSISDFSKEIPELSKHFRVIAMDTRGQGKSTDATTEPLTYIKFADDVKALADQLGMKKINILGWSDGGNTGLEFAIKYPDRVNKVITSGANVVPEGLGDQEVQNMKNEVAAKVAQHKPESEIRLIQLMIDEPKITKEQLNNIRAKVLVVAGENDMILPSHTEYIAKEIPGSEIKIYKGASHGVPVERAEELSKDVIEFIKKK, from the coding sequence ATGAAAAAACTCGGCTTTCTGATGGCAGTCGCTGTAAGCTGTATGGTGAATGCACAGGTTATTACAGGGATTGTTTTGTCCAAAGAGGAAAACAAACCGGTACCGTATGCCAATATAGGGGTTGAAAAAGACCGGCTTGGGACCGTTTCCGATGCTTCAGGAAAATTTGTGCTGGATGTATCGGCTGTGGACCAACGTAAAAATATCCGGGTTGAAATCGCCGGCTATGAACCTTTTTCCATGAATGTGGCGGATTTCATCAGGCAAAACCCGCATCAGATTGTGCTGAATGAAAAAGTAACCCACATCAAAGAGGTAAAGCTCAGCCCGAAAAAGCTGGTCGACAAGAACTGGGGCAGCAATACGAAAAACAAAAGCGTTAATTACATCGTGAATCCGGAATTTAACAAAGAAAGCTTTTTTGGGGAAACCGCTTTACAGTTTACCACCAAAAAAAGAGCAAAGATTAAACGCATCAACCTGAATGTGGCCCAGTTTAATTCCAATGAGCCGGTTGTGATGAGATATTCCATTTACAGTGATGAGAACAATCTTCCCGGGAAAAGCATCCTGCAGGAAGATATAACGGCAGAACTCACCGCAGACCAGATCAAAGACGGCGTATTCTCTCTGGACGTTAACGACAGGAATATCTGGGTTCAGGGTAAATTTTATGTTGGGATCCAGTTCCTGAAGGCATTTGACGGAAATGTAAGGCTGAGTGCAGCGCTGTTTAAAACGGGCTACCTTAGGCAGTTTTACGGCGACTGGGAAAAAGTATCTATTGCAGCACCAGCCATTAATATAGATGTTAAAGTAGATAAGACGGCGAAAAATGAAAGTGATGAAAGCAGTGATTTCGGCAGCAATGCGACAGCTGGAAAAGTGCTCCATCTGAATGATGCCGATATTTATTATGAATCATACGGAAAGGGCGAACCTCTGTTCCTGCTGCATGGAAACGGCGGAAGCATCAGTGATTTTTCAAAAGAGATTCCTGAGCTGTCCAAACATTTTAGGGTCATTGCCATGGATACCCGCGGACAGGGCAAAAGCACGGATGCTACTACCGAACCGTTAACCTATATAAAGTTTGCTGATGACGTAAAAGCGCTGGCAGATCAGCTGGGTATGAAGAAAATTAACATTCTGGGCTGGAGCGATGGCGGGAATACCGGGCTTGAGTTTGCCATCAAATACCCGGATCGTGTAAACAAAGTCATTACCAGTGGTGCCAATGTCGTTCCGGAAGGCCTTGGAGATCAAGAGGTGCAGAATATGAAAAATGAAGTGGCTGCAAAAGTGGCCCAGCATAAACCTGAATCTGAAATCCGGCTCATACAGCTGATGATTGATGAGCCAAAAATCACCAAAGAACAGCTGAACAACATCCGCGCAAAGGTATTGGTAGTAGCCGGCGAGAACGACATGATCCTGCCTTCCCATACCGAATATATTGCCAAAGAAATCCCGGGTTCAGAAATTAAGATCTATAAAGGGGCTTCACACGGCGTTCCGGTAGAAAGAGCTGAGGAGCTTAGTAAAGACGTGATCGAATTTATAAAGAAGAAATAA